One stretch of Deinococcus taeanensis DNA includes these proteins:
- a CDS encoding ABC transporter ATP-binding protein has protein sequence MPQLHVEHVTLTFGGLNALTDVSLVVPEGEIVSIIGPNGAGKTSLLNCISGFYHPTRGRITFGDHDLSRSAPNVVTSYGIARAFQNLELFRGLSVVENLLLARHTHLRYGLLDSLLFYGKASRQEAENRAYVERVIDFMELEAHRHHPVGTLAYGIQKRVEVARALTLAPQLLLLDEPMAGMNVEEKEDMVRFILDIQREQGITVVLIEHDLGVVMDISDRIYVLDFGQKIAEGTPEEVSADPRVIEAYTGVQGAGPVPAAQGAST, from the coding sequence ATGCCGCAACTACACGTCGAACACGTCACGTTGACCTTTGGGGGGCTCAATGCTCTGACCGACGTGAGTTTGGTCGTTCCCGAGGGAGAGATCGTCAGCATCATCGGGCCCAACGGCGCTGGCAAAACCAGCCTGCTCAACTGCATCAGTGGTTTCTACCACCCCACCCGGGGCCGCATTACCTTCGGGGACCATGACCTCAGCCGCTCAGCGCCCAACGTGGTCACCAGCTACGGCATTGCGCGCGCCTTTCAGAACCTGGAACTGTTCCGGGGACTGTCCGTCGTTGAAAACCTGCTGCTCGCCCGGCACACCCACCTGCGTTACGGCCTGCTCGACAGCCTGCTCTTCTACGGGAAGGCCAGCCGGCAGGAGGCAGAAAACCGCGCCTACGTCGAACGGGTGATTGACTTCATGGAACTTGAGGCCCACCGGCACCACCCGGTCGGGACGCTGGCCTACGGGATCCAGAAGCGGGTGGAGGTCGCCCGCGCCCTGACGCTGGCGCCCCAACTGCTGCTGCTCGACGAGCCGATGGCCGGGATGAACGTCGAGGAGAAGGAAGACATGGTGCGCTTCATTCTGGACATCCAGCGCGAACAGGGCATCACGGTCGTACTGATCGAGCACGACCTGGGCGTCGTGATGGACATCAGTGACCGGATCTATGTCCTCGACTTTGGCCAGAAGATCGCCGAGGGTACGCCGGAAGAGGTCAGCGCCGATCCCCGCGTGATTGAAGCCTATACCGGCGTGCAAGGCGCCGGCCCGGTCCCGGCGGCCCAGGGAGCCAGCACGTGA
- a CDS encoding AMP-binding protein, with protein MSAASLPGDVSSLTIPQVLAHRAAATPQGVALRHKEFGIWNETTYAAYLQRVQEVTAGLWALGVRRGDKVAIMAENIPAWVFMEVGAQALGAISVGVYQSSVASEVRYVVDYTDAVIVLAEDEEQVDKLLEHRAELPQVRKVIFEDGRGMSKHAHDDWFMSFSDLLALGRQQDSDVFTREAAQGQADDVCHFSLTSGTTGLPKAAMLSHRNLLYMGQALGQVEGFKPGHDYLSFLPMAWIGEQMMTIAVALANGVTVNFPESTETAMQDLVEIGPHFMFAPPRVWEGIQSQMFIRMQESYGLNRALYRRLLKWSTDAADASLSGRRPSGVAALKRKVAYWGLTRPLLDQLGLLRLTHAYTGGAALGPDVFRFYHGLGINLKQIYGQTENIGIAYVHRDGDVRFDTVGKPLPGGECRITEEGEIVSRSPAVCQGYYKKPEATAETLRGGWLHSGDAGRLTADGHLQVIDRLSDVMRSARGEQFSPQYIENRVKFSPYIKEAVVLGDGREEVTAMLNVDPLTVGQWAEKRQLAYSTYMDLSSKPEVAELIAREVQDANGRLEPHERIKRFVLLYKLLDADDEELTRTGKVRRKTVSEKYAPLIEALYDGSRVRQVEATFKYQDGQEQRVTASIQVHDVPGAGAETPPQTSSRRAPLGA; from the coding sequence GTGAGTGCCGCCTCGCTCCCAGGTGACGTCAGCAGCCTGACCATTCCCCAGGTGCTGGCTCACCGTGCGGCCGCGACCCCCCAGGGCGTCGCGCTCCGCCACAAGGAATTCGGCATCTGGAATGAAACCACCTACGCCGCCTACCTCCAGCGCGTCCAGGAGGTGACGGCCGGTCTGTGGGCGCTCGGCGTGCGCCGGGGCGACAAAGTGGCCATCATGGCCGAGAACATCCCCGCCTGGGTGTTCATGGAGGTCGGGGCGCAGGCGCTGGGGGCCATCAGCGTCGGGGTCTACCAGAGCAGCGTGGCCAGTGAAGTCCGCTACGTGGTGGACTACACCGACGCCGTGATTGTGCTCGCCGAGGACGAAGAGCAGGTCGACAAACTGCTTGAACACCGCGCCGAGCTTCCGCAGGTTAGGAAAGTCATCTTTGAAGACGGCCGGGGCATGAGCAAGCACGCCCACGACGACTGGTTCATGAGCTTCAGCGACCTGCTGGCGCTCGGGCGTCAGCAGGACAGCGACGTCTTTACGCGTGAGGCCGCTCAAGGGCAGGCCGACGATGTCTGCCACTTCAGTCTGACCTCCGGCACCACCGGCCTGCCCAAGGCGGCCATGCTGTCGCACCGCAACCTGCTCTACATGGGCCAGGCGCTCGGACAGGTCGAGGGCTTCAAGCCCGGACACGACTACCTGAGCTTCCTGCCGATGGCCTGGATTGGCGAACAGATGATGACCATCGCGGTGGCACTGGCCAACGGAGTCACCGTGAATTTCCCAGAAAGCACCGAGACCGCCATGCAGGACCTGGTGGAAATCGGCCCGCACTTCATGTTTGCTCCGCCGCGCGTCTGGGAAGGCATCCAGAGCCAGATGTTCATCCGCATGCAGGAGTCCTACGGCCTGAACCGGGCGCTGTACCGCCGCCTCTTGAAGTGGAGCACCGACGCGGCCGACGCGTCACTCAGTGGCCGGCGGCCCAGCGGAGTGGCCGCCCTGAAACGGAAGGTGGCCTACTGGGGCCTGACCCGGCCCCTGCTCGACCAGCTGGGCCTGCTGCGCCTCACGCACGCCTACACCGGCGGCGCCGCCCTGGGGCCGGACGTGTTCCGCTTCTACCACGGCCTGGGCATCAACCTGAAACAGATCTACGGTCAGACCGAGAATATCGGGATCGCCTACGTGCACCGCGACGGCGACGTCCGCTTCGACACCGTGGGTAAACCGCTGCCCGGGGGCGAGTGCCGCATCACGGAAGAAGGCGAGATCGTCAGCCGCAGCCCAGCCGTGTGCCAGGGCTACTACAAGAAACCTGAAGCCACCGCCGAAACCTTGCGCGGGGGCTGGCTGCACAGCGGCGACGCCGGGCGCCTGACCGCCGACGGCCACCTTCAGGTGATTGACCGCCTGAGCGACGTGATGCGCAGCGCGCGCGGTGAGCAGTTCAGTCCTCAGTACATCGAAAACCGCGTCAAGTTCAGCCCGTACATCAAAGAAGCGGTGGTGCTGGGAGACGGCCGCGAGGAAGTGACCGCCATGCTCAACGTGGACCCCCTGACGGTCGGGCAGTGGGCTGAGAAACGCCAGCTGGCCTACAGCACCTACATGGACCTGAGCAGCAAACCGGAGGTGGCCGAACTGATTGCCCGCGAGGTGCAGGACGCCAACGGCCGGCTGGAGCCGCATGAACGCATCAAACGCTTTGTGCTGCTGTACAAGCTGCTCGACGCCGACGATGAGGAGCTGACCCGCACCGGCAAGGTGCGCCGCAAAACCGTGAGCGAGAAGTACGCGCCCCTCATCGAGGCCCTGTACGACGGCAGCCGGGTCCGGCAGGTCGAGGCCACCTTTAAATACCAGGACGGTCAGGAACAGCGGGTGACCGCCAGCATTCAGGTGCATGACGTGCCGGGTGCGGGCGCGGAGACTCCCCCCCAGACCTCCTCTCGCCGCGCGCCCTTGGGCGCCTGA
- a CDS encoding branched-chain amino acid ABC transporter permease, with the protein MELLPQLLLAGVVIGSIYALAALGFVLIYKSSRVINFAHGQIIATGAFIAFALTQRGLNFWLAGLIAMLITFGLGMLIERVFLRRMVGEPIISVIMVTIGLSSVIEGLIHLTPYGAGNFSFTTPAVLSGEGLSVLGTQLSRTQLAGVLTALALLGGFTYFFNKSTLGITMRAVADDQMAAMSVGTSVERVFALAWAAAALTAAAAGVILGLMSGLTLGGLAGIGLKVFPVVILGGLDSVVGAIVGGMLIGVLENLSAGYLDGLVPGGGTREVFPFIVLIAVLLLRPYGLFGTKEIERV; encoded by the coding sequence ATGGAGTTGCTTCCTCAACTGTTGCTTGCCGGCGTGGTCATCGGCTCGATCTATGCGCTGGCCGCGCTGGGCTTCGTGCTGATCTACAAATCCAGCCGCGTGATTAACTTCGCCCACGGCCAGATCATCGCCACCGGCGCCTTTATCGCGTTCGCCCTGACCCAGCGCGGCCTCAACTTCTGGCTGGCTGGACTGATCGCCATGCTGATCACGTTCGGGTTGGGCATGCTGATCGAGCGGGTGTTTCTGCGCCGCATGGTCGGAGAGCCCATCATCTCGGTCATCATGGTGACCATTGGCCTGAGCAGCGTGATTGAGGGCCTGATTCACCTCACACCCTACGGCGCCGGCAACTTCAGCTTCACGACCCCCGCGGTCCTGAGCGGCGAGGGGCTCAGTGTGCTGGGCACGCAGCTTTCGCGCACGCAACTGGCCGGCGTTCTGACTGCGCTGGCCCTGCTGGGAGGCTTTACCTACTTCTTCAACAAATCCACCCTGGGCATCACCATGCGCGCCGTGGCCGACGACCAGATGGCCGCCATGAGCGTGGGCACCAGTGTGGAGCGGGTCTTCGCGCTGGCCTGGGCGGCCGCCGCCCTGACCGCCGCCGCCGCCGGCGTGATCCTCGGGCTGATGAGCGGCCTGACCCTGGGCGGCCTGGCCGGCATCGGCCTCAAGGTGTTTCCGGTGGTCATCCTGGGCGGACTGGACAGTGTGGTCGGCGCCATCGTGGGGGGCATGCTCATCGGCGTGCTGGAAAACCTCTCGGCCGGGTACCTCGACGGGCTCGTTCCCGGCGGCGGCACACGCGAAGTCTTCCCCTTCATCGTCCTGATCGCGGTCCTGTTGCTCCGGCCCTACGGCCTGTTCGGCACGAAGGAGATTGAACGTGTTTAA
- a CDS encoding branched-chain amino acid ABC transporter permease gives MPASRFTQTGNYRVRYQQDQTIFATSAEQASLIVGVLLLLALPLLLPKTLLRDVNMIMIFAVAVLGLNVTTGYTGLINIGQAAFMGVGAYATALAATRLNLPFFLAIPLGGVAGALVGTFVGLPSLRLKYLYLAVATLAFQIIFEWLVGHLPVLAQGGAISMPTVQVFGIRDSFLNHNRFWYYLILPVLVGLGLLWRNVLRTRHGRSFIAVRDNDRAAAAMGIHPGRAKLTAFMIGSFYAGIAGGLFAYFQKAVVIEDYGLHTSVQLLAMAIVGGLGSLPGSFLGPLFIVALDRFMGNASEWLGAQNIFPQGVDAATALRPLAFGLSIVLFLMFEPRGLANWWRLVRLYFKKWPYKF, from the coding sequence ATGCCCGCGTCCCGCTTTACCCAGACCGGCAACTACCGCGTGCGCTACCAGCAGGACCAGACCATTTTTGCAACCTCCGCCGAGCAGGCCAGCCTGATCGTAGGCGTGCTGCTGCTGCTCGCCCTGCCGCTTCTGCTCCCCAAGACGCTGCTGCGCGACGTGAACATGATCATGATCTTCGCGGTGGCGGTGCTTGGCCTCAACGTCACGACCGGCTACACCGGCCTGATCAACATCGGGCAGGCCGCGTTCATGGGGGTCGGCGCCTACGCCACCGCGCTGGCCGCCACCCGGCTCAACCTTCCATTCTTCCTGGCCATTCCGCTGGGTGGCGTCGCCGGCGCCCTGGTGGGCACCTTCGTCGGGTTGCCCAGCCTGCGCCTCAAATACCTGTACCTCGCGGTGGCCACGCTGGCGTTCCAGATCATCTTCGAGTGGTTGGTGGGGCACCTGCCGGTGCTGGCGCAGGGCGGCGCGATCAGCATGCCGACCGTGCAGGTGTTCGGCATCCGCGACAGCTTCCTCAACCACAACCGCTTCTGGTACTACCTCATTCTGCCGGTGCTGGTGGGGCTGGGCCTGCTGTGGCGCAACGTGCTGCGCACCCGTCACGGCCGCAGTTTCATCGCCGTGCGTGACAACGACCGCGCCGCCGCGGCCATGGGGATCCACCCCGGCCGGGCCAAGCTCACCGCCTTCATGATCGGGTCGTTCTACGCCGGCATCGCCGGGGGGCTCTTCGCCTACTTCCAGAAAGCCGTGGTCATCGAGGATTACGGCCTGCACACCTCCGTGCAGCTGCTGGCCATGGCCATCGTGGGCGGCCTGGGCAGCCTGCCCGGCTCCTTTCTTGGCCCGCTGTTCATCGTGGCGCTCGACCGCTTCATGGGCAACGCCAGCGAGTGGCTGGGCGCCCAGAACATCTTTCCGCAGGGGGTCGACGCCGCCACCGCGCTGCGGCCCCTGGCCTTCGGGCTGTCCATCGTGCTGTTCCTGATGTTCGAGCCACGCGGCCTGGCCAACTGGTGGCGGCTCGTCCGGCTGTATTTCAAGAAATGGCCCTACAAATTCTGA
- a CDS encoding ABC transporter substrate-binding protein: MNKLLALTALVTLSSFATAQKNTTLVWSGAITGPTSDAGSSYAAGVEDYCRYANAQKMLSVTLTCVVRDDQYNNANTQRNFEEFVGNQNVPVFLGYATGGMLQIKGVVQETKVPTLPASYHIGIIDPPNNGYMFLPVSSYSENIVALLEWVANKERGAKVALIVNPSPFGRDPVVDARKAAERLGLKITDVQEVGGNNLDNTALLKRLEAQGAKYIINQNTAGPVANILKDAKRLGLLGKMQFMGAHYTGGEDLTKLAGDAAKDFVWATSYYMYDEGDQPGIQLVKKIGAQFERKADTIRSVHYTSGMLAASIAIEAMKRGGKTITAASVYKGLTSMNGSRAFNPGFTVGPVTFSAKDHVGAENLRLLQADATGNFKAITGAQRSKMFQLVHPLK; encoded by the coding sequence ATGAACAAGCTGCTTGCCTTGACCGCCCTCGTCACCCTGTCTTCGTTTGCCACCGCTCAGAAAAACACGACGCTGGTCTGGTCGGGCGCCATCACGGGCCCCACCAGCGACGCCGGGTCCAGCTACGCCGCGGGCGTGGAGGACTACTGCCGGTACGCCAACGCCCAGAAGATGCTCAGCGTGACCCTCACCTGTGTGGTCCGTGACGACCAGTACAACAACGCCAACACGCAGCGCAACTTTGAGGAATTTGTCGGCAATCAGAATGTCCCGGTCTTCCTGGGCTACGCCACCGGCGGCATGCTCCAGATCAAGGGCGTGGTGCAGGAAACGAAGGTGCCCACCCTGCCCGCCAGCTATCACATCGGGATCATCGACCCGCCCAACAACGGGTACATGTTCCTGCCCGTCAGCAGCTACAGCGAAAACATCGTGGCCCTGCTGGAATGGGTGGCGAACAAGGAGCGCGGCGCCAAGGTGGCGCTGATCGTCAACCCCAGCCCATTCGGCCGTGATCCCGTGGTGGATGCCCGCAAGGCCGCCGAACGGCTCGGCCTCAAGATTACCGACGTGCAGGAAGTCGGCGGCAACAACCTGGACAACACGGCGCTGCTCAAACGCCTCGAAGCCCAGGGCGCCAAGTACATCATCAACCAGAACACGGCCGGGCCGGTGGCCAACATCCTCAAGGACGCCAAGCGGCTCGGGCTGCTGGGCAAGATGCAGTTCATGGGGGCGCACTATACCGGCGGCGAGGACCTGACCAAACTGGCCGGTGACGCCGCCAAGGATTTCGTGTGGGCCACCAGCTACTACATGTACGACGAGGGCGACCAGCCCGGCATTCAGCTGGTCAAGAAGATCGGCGCGCAGTTTGAACGCAAGGCCGACACCATCCGCAGCGTGCACTACACCAGCGGCATGCTCGCCGCGTCTATCGCTATCGAGGCCATGAAACGCGGCGGCAAGACCATCACGGCGGCCAGCGTCTACAAGGGCCTGACCAGCATGAATGGCAGCCGCGCCTTCAACCCCGGCTTCACCGTCGGTCCCGTGACCTTCAGCGCCAAGGACCACGTGGGTGCCGAGAACCTGCGCCTCTTGCAGGCCGACGCGACCGGGAACTTCAAGGCCATCACCGGCGCGCAGCGAAGCAAGATGTTCCAGCTGGTTCATCCGCTGAAGTGA